One genomic segment of Drosophila melanogaster chromosome 3L includes these proteins:
- the DCX-EMAP gene encoding Doublecortin-domain-containing echinoderm-microtubule-associated protein, isoform D gives MWYASPGNQGWGSKPASRKPSIMEADLGTLSTTSGSIKRSAGRVIRIINNLDHSVQCRVLLNLRTSQPFEEVLEDLGQVLKINGAKKMYTGTGQEVRSFSQLRNEFADVDTFYLATGTALIAGSPIRRSRSRPSVVAAAPILPTDELPKVPLRGARPRSKSRPRILYAPESEILRPNGEYTMLDIMKEEPTKVTIRGLRRTFYPPVHHAPADNSPPDKKLQLQWVHGYRGIDARRNLWVLPSGELLYYVAAVAVLFDRDEDAQRHYTGHTEDIMCMDVHPSRELVASGQKAGRDRKSQAHVRIWSTESLQTLYVFGMGELDSGVTAVAFSQLNGGSYILAVDSGRESILSVWQWQWGHLLGKVATLQEGLSGAAFHPLDDNLIITHGRGHLAFWHRRKDGFFERTDIVKQPSRSHVTSVQFEPDGDVITADSDGFITIYSVDSDGAYFVRTEFEAHNKGIGCLIMLGEGTLLSGGEKDRKIAAWDSLQNYKKIADTKLPEAAGGVRTIYPQRPGRNDGNIYVGTTRNNILEGSLQRRFTQVVFGHGRQLWGLAAHPDDELYATAGHDKHVALWRKNKLIWTIQTGYECVALAFHPFGTLAAGSTEGHLLVINCENGAVMLTLRVCGSPLNCVAYNQVGDMIAMGSQNGSIYLFRVSRDGFSYKKVNKIRGSQPLTHLDWSMDGNFVQTVTIDFDLLFWDAKSLSPERSPIAMKDVKWLTNNCTVGFLVAGQWSNRYYSTTNTIVATCSRSAAHDMLASGDAEGYLRLFRYPCISPRAEFHESKVYSGMLACVRFLCGDHTLITVGGTDASLMVWDIVEE, from the exons TGTCGCGTTTTGCTGAACCTACGCACCTCGCAGCCGTTCGAGGAAGTGCTAGAGGATTTGGGTCAAGTGCTGAAAATTAACGGAGCAAAGAAAATGTACACAGGCACTGGCCAGGAg GTCCGCAGCTTTTCCCAGCTACGGAATGAGTTCGCCGACGTTGACACCTTCTACCTGGCCACGGGAACTGCCCTGATTGCCGGCTCACCCATCCGGCGCTCCAGGTCCCGCCCCTCGGTGGTGGCCGCCGCACCCATTTTGCCCACGGATGAGCTGCCCAAGGTGCCGCTGCGAGGAGCCCGTCCGCGGAGCAAGAGCCGACCGCGGATCCTGTACGCTCCGGAGAGCGAGATCCTGCGGCCGAACGGCGAGTACACGATGCTGGACATCATGAAGGAGGAGCCCACCAAGGTCACAATCCGGGGACTGCGGCGCACCTTCTATCCGCCCGTTCACCATGCGCCGGCCGACAATTCCCCGCCGGACAAAAAACTGCAACTCCAATGGGT CCATGGCTATCGCGGCATTGATGCGCGGCGAAATCTCTGGGTTTTGCCCTCCGGAGAACTGCTCTACTACGTGGCTGCCGTGGCCGTACTCTTTGACCGCGACGAGGATGCACAGAGGCACTACACCGGACACACTGAGGATATCATGTG CATGGATGTGCATCCCTCCAGGGAACTGGTTGCGTCTGGACAGAAAGCTGGACGAGATCGCAAGTCGCAGGCGCACGTCCGCATCTGGAGCACCGAGTCCCTGCAGACGCTCTACGTCTTTGGCATGGGTGAACTGGACAGTGGGGTGACAGCAGTAGCCTTCTCGCAGCTG AACGGAGGTAGCTACATACTGGCTGTGGACAGTGGACGCGAGAGCATTCTGTCCGTGTGGCAGTGGCAATGGGGTCACCTGCTGGGCAAAGTGGCC ACCCTGCAGGAGGGTTTGTCGGGGGCTGCCTTCCACCCGTTGGACGATAATCTCATCATCACCCATGGACGTGGTCACCTGGCCTTCTGGCACCGGCGCAAGGATGGCTTCTTTGAGCGCACGGACATCGTGAAACAGCCGTCGCGTTCCCATGTCACCAGTGTGCAATTCGAGCCGGATGGCGATGTAATCACTGCTGATTCGGATGGGTTCATAACCATTTACTCGGTGGATTCCGATGGCGCCTACTTCGTCCGCACGGAGTTCGAGGCGCACAACAAGGGCATCGGATGCCTGATCATGCTGGGCGAGGGCACCCTTCTCTCCGGAGGCGAGAAAGATCGCAAGATCGCCGCCTGGGACTCCCTGCAGAACTACAAGAAGATTGCCGATACAAAG CTCCCGGAGGCCGCCGGTGGAGTACGTACCATCTATCCGCAGCGGCCCGGACGGAATGACGGGAACATTTACGTGGGCACCACGCGGAACAACATCCTGGAGGGCTCGCTGCAGCGCCGCTTCACCCAGGTGGTCTTTGGCCACGGACGTCAACTGTGGGGATTGGCAGCCCATCCGGACGACGAGCTATACGCTACCGCAGGGCATGACAAGCACGTGGCCCTGTGGCGCAAGAACAAGCTCATCTGGACCATTCAAACAGGTTATGAGTGCGTGGCACTGGCATTCCATCCCTTCGGCACCTTGGCCGCCGGAAGCACCGAAGGTCACCTGCTTGTCATCAACTGCGAAAATGGGGCAGTCATGCTGACCCTGAGGGTATGCGGGTCGCCCCTTAATTGCGTGGCTTACAACCAGG TTGGCGACATGATAGCCATGGGCTCCCAAAACGGTAGCATTTATCTGTTCCGCGTGTCGCGCGACGGCTTCTCGTACAAGAAGGTGAACAAGATCCGAGGATCGCAGCCGCTGACCCACTTGGACTGGAGCATGGACGGCAACTTTGTGCAGACGGTGACCATCGATTTCGACCTGCTCTTTTGGGATGCCAAGTCCTTGTCCCCGGAGCGCAGTCCCATTGCCATGAAGGACGTCAAGTGGCTGACCAACAACTGCACCGTGGGCTTCCTGGTGGCGGGCCAGTGGAGCAACCGCTACTATAGCACCACCAACACCATCGTGGCCACCTGCAGTCGCTCCGCCGCCCACGACATGCTCGCATCCGGTGACGCCGAGGGCTATCTAAGATTGTTCAG ATATCCCTGCATCTCGCCGCGCGCCGAGTTTCACGAGTCGAAGGTGTACTCCGGGATGCTGGCCTGCGTCCGCTTCCTGTGCGGCGACCACACGCTCATCACCGTGGGCGGCACAGATGCGTCCCTGATGGTGTGGGACATTGTCGAGGAATAG